A genome region from Streptomyces sp. S4.7 includes the following:
- a CDS encoding carbohydrate ABC transporter permease, with the protein MTRTTTAGRIGLAVAVFALLVFTLFPVYWMVSTALDPNAITRGADVLPSGISGEHFSYIFDRGNFGQFLTNSLIVGLGTILVSGLLALFAAVAVARFRFRFRTSVLIMVLIVQMVPLEALVIPLFLQMRDYELLNSLIGLTVVYIALSLPFAIWTLRGFVATVPKEVEEAAYLDGCSWPRMFWSVLLPLVAPGLVATSVFAFITAWNEFVFAYTFMKDGSKYTAAVGLFQFFGENSTSWGPVMAGSTLITLPVLIFFIIVQRRLASGLAAGAVKG; encoded by the coding sequence GTGACCCGCACGACGACCGCCGGGCGGATCGGGCTCGCTGTCGCGGTGTTCGCGCTGCTGGTCTTCACACTTTTCCCGGTGTACTGGATGGTGAGCACCGCGCTCGACCCGAACGCCATCACGCGCGGCGCCGACGTCCTGCCGAGCGGGATCAGCGGCGAGCACTTCAGCTACATCTTCGACCGCGGCAACTTCGGCCAGTTCCTGACCAACTCGCTGATCGTGGGACTCGGCACGATCCTGGTGTCCGGGCTGCTGGCGCTGTTCGCCGCCGTGGCCGTCGCGCGCTTCCGCTTCCGGTTCCGCACCTCGGTGCTGATCATGGTGCTGATCGTGCAGATGGTCCCGCTGGAGGCGCTCGTCATCCCCCTCTTCCTACAGATGCGGGACTACGAGCTGCTGAACAGCCTCATCGGGCTGACCGTCGTCTACATCGCGCTGTCGCTGCCGTTCGCGATCTGGACGCTGCGCGGCTTCGTCGCGACCGTGCCCAAGGAGGTCGAGGAGGCCGCGTATCTGGACGGCTGCTCGTGGCCCCGGATGTTCTGGTCCGTCCTGCTGCCGCTGGTCGCGCCGGGCCTCGTCGCCACCAGCGTGTTCGCCTTCATCACCGCCTGGAACGAGTTCGTCTTCGCGTACACCTTCATGAAGGACGGCTCCAAGTACACCGCCGCCGTCGGGCTGTTCCAGTTCTTCGGCGAGAACTCCACGTCCTGGGGCCCGGTCATGGCCGGCTCCACCCTCATCACACTGCCGGTGCTGATCTTCTTCATCATCGTGCAGCGGCGGCTGGCCTCCGGGCTGGCGGCCGGGGCGGTCAAGGGATGA
- a CDS encoding class III extradiol ring-cleavage dioxygenase, whose amino-acid sequence MASTAERMPALYFSHGAPPLADDPVWPGQLAAWSAELPRPRAILMVSAHWEEAPLALGATETLPLVYDFWGFPEHYYRVRYAAPGAPDLADSVEKLLRGPGTPVQRVPDRGLDHGAYVPLVEMFPGADIPVLQISMPTLDPNELLAIGRKLAPLRDEGVLVVGSGFFTHNLAALRHAGPGVPGWSAEFDAWGREALLARDVDALLDFTRKSPAGQLAHPRTEHFAPLFVTLGAAEEELDTVRNVIDGFWMGLAKRSLQFG is encoded by the coding sequence ATGGCCAGCACAGCGGAGCGCATGCCCGCCCTCTATTTCTCCCACGGGGCCCCTCCCCTCGCCGACGACCCGGTGTGGCCCGGACAGCTCGCCGCATGGTCCGCCGAACTGCCGCGGCCCAGAGCGATCCTGATGGTCTCAGCCCACTGGGAGGAAGCCCCCCTCGCCCTCGGCGCCACCGAGACCCTGCCGCTGGTCTACGACTTCTGGGGCTTCCCCGAGCACTACTACCGGGTCCGGTACGCCGCCCCCGGTGCCCCGGACCTCGCCGACTCCGTCGAGAAACTGCTCCGCGGCCCCGGCACCCCCGTACAGCGCGTCCCCGACCGTGGGCTGGACCACGGCGCCTATGTCCCGCTGGTCGAGATGTTCCCCGGCGCCGACATCCCCGTACTCCAGATCTCCATGCCGACGCTCGACCCGAACGAACTCCTCGCGATCGGCCGCAAGCTCGCCCCGCTGCGCGACGAGGGCGTCCTCGTCGTCGGCAGCGGCTTCTTCACGCACAACCTGGCCGCGCTGCGCCATGCGGGCCCCGGAGTGCCGGGCTGGTCGGCCGAGTTCGACGCCTGGGGCCGCGAGGCGCTGCTCGCGCGGGACGTCGACGCCCTGCTCGACTTCACGCGCAAGTCCCCCGCCGGGCAGCTCGCCCACCCGCGCACCGAGCACTTCGCGCCCCTGTTCGTGACGCTCGGCGCCGCCGAGGAGGAGCTGGACACCGTACGGAACGTCATCGACGGCTTCTGGATGGGACTGGCCAAACGGTCGCTGCAGTTCGGCTGA
- a CDS encoding sugar ABC transporter permease: protein MKSSRPRGPRPSPTLRRKQLGRTTRPWLLLLPSLVVLAGLLLWPLIKVGILSVQDYEVKFGGGVGTYTGFDHYKDLLTDGALWRTVLPNTVFFAVACVALTVALGTLAALLLQRLGTTWRVICSTAIMAAWAMPAVTGTYVWVWLFSAGDGMMSQLAGSLGLIDPETTNWFTERLSFYAIATLNVVHHGFPFVAITVLAGLLTIPKELYEAGMIDGANAWQRFWKITVPTIKPIFLVVTILSTIWDFKVFTQIYLMPGGAGSNEEVLNLGVWSYQQAFALNDYGAGAATAVLLTLLLLLITIVYIRTLFKESDEL from the coding sequence GTGAAGTCGTCGCGGCCACGCGGGCCGCGCCCGAGCCCGACGCTGCGCCGCAAGCAGCTCGGCCGCACCACCCGCCCCTGGCTGCTGCTCCTGCCCTCCCTCGTGGTGCTGGCCGGGCTGCTCCTGTGGCCGCTGATCAAGGTCGGCATCCTGTCCGTCCAGGACTACGAGGTGAAGTTCGGCGGCGGAGTCGGCACCTACACCGGCTTCGACCACTACAAGGACCTGCTCACCGACGGCGCCCTGTGGCGCACGGTCCTGCCCAACACCGTGTTCTTCGCGGTCGCCTGCGTGGCGCTGACCGTCGCGCTCGGCACCCTCGCCGCCCTGCTGCTCCAGCGGCTCGGCACCACCTGGCGGGTCATCTGCTCCACCGCGATCATGGCGGCCTGGGCGATGCCCGCCGTCACCGGCACCTACGTCTGGGTCTGGCTGTTCTCGGCGGGCGACGGAATGATGAGCCAGCTCGCCGGCTCGCTCGGACTGATCGACCCCGAGACCACGAACTGGTTCACCGAGCGGCTGTCCTTCTACGCCATCGCCACCCTCAACGTGGTGCACCACGGCTTCCCGTTCGTCGCCATCACCGTGCTCGCGGGGCTGCTGACCATCCCCAAGGAGCTGTACGAGGCGGGGATGATCGACGGCGCGAACGCCTGGCAGCGGTTCTGGAAGATCACCGTGCCCACCATCAAGCCGATCTTCCTCGTCGTCACCATCCTGTCGACCATCTGGGACTTCAAGGTCTTCACCCAGATCTACCTGATGCCGGGCGGCGCGGGCAGCAACGAAGAGGTCCTCAACCTGGGCGTGTGGTCCTACCAGCAGGCGTTCGCCCTGAACGACTACGGCGCGGGCGCGGCCACCGCCGTACTCCTGACGCTGCTCCTGCTGCTGATCACCATCGTCTACATCCGAACCCTCTTCAAGGAGAGTGACGAGCTGTGA
- a CDS encoding M6 family metalloprotease domain-containing protein: MKDTRRIRGTAGHGRHARPRRLGTLAAVGTLTLAALATASATLPLPIRASAGPASTAHDSTLTPCRIAPAAGVQMSEGVPTPAGYTRSTGTVRALNLMVDFSDAPGPGKASDRLGEFFPQTSQWFRTSSYGRLDYRPEAPLKDWLRMPLPFADYGIERGAPYEPGYRRLVQDIVTAADPEVDFSAYDLVNILVTPNAGPSALDTVLSVTFSGNGEAPKADGVPLSNTSFVYSRQDDGSGSYSRTGYRVLPHENGHVFGLPDLYTMDGGGTVGHWDIMSEDWGANNDLLGWHKWKLGWIDNAQISCASAPGESEHDLTPLATGGGRKLAFVPVSEESGFAVEVRTRAGNDEAVCKPGVLIYRVEADVDTGRGPVTVADSEERSGGCTRRPNVHAELSDAPYGPGETFRDRDSGVGIEVLGTDGDGGYRVRITRS; encoded by the coding sequence ATGAAGGACACCCGTCGGATACGCGGAACCGCAGGTCACGGCCGACACGCCAGGCCCCGCCGGCTCGGCACGCTCGCCGCCGTCGGCACGCTGACCCTCGCCGCCCTCGCCACCGCCAGCGCCACCCTCCCCTTGCCCATCCGCGCCTCCGCCGGCCCCGCGTCCACCGCGCACGACTCGACGCTCACCCCGTGCCGTATCGCCCCCGCCGCAGGCGTACAGATGTCCGAGGGTGTGCCCACCCCCGCCGGCTACACCCGCTCGACCGGCACCGTGCGCGCGCTCAATCTGATGGTCGACTTCTCGGACGCGCCGGGACCCGGCAAGGCCTCCGACCGGCTCGGTGAGTTCTTCCCGCAGACCTCGCAGTGGTTCCGCACCAGCTCCTACGGACGGCTCGACTACCGGCCCGAGGCCCCGCTGAAGGACTGGCTGCGGATGCCGCTGCCGTTCGCCGACTACGGGATAGAGCGCGGCGCCCCCTACGAACCCGGCTACCGGCGGCTCGTCCAGGACATCGTGACGGCGGCCGACCCCGAGGTGGACTTCAGCGCGTACGACCTGGTCAACATCCTCGTCACACCCAACGCCGGCCCCTCGGCCCTCGACACCGTCCTGTCCGTGACGTTCTCCGGCAACGGCGAGGCCCCGAAGGCGGACGGCGTCCCGCTCTCCAACACGTCCTTCGTCTACAGCAGGCAGGACGACGGCTCGGGATCGTACTCACGCACCGGCTACCGCGTCCTGCCGCACGAGAACGGCCATGTCTTCGGCCTCCCCGACCTCTACACCATGGACGGCGGCGGCACGGTCGGGCACTGGGACATCATGTCCGAGGACTGGGGGGCCAACAACGATCTGCTCGGCTGGCACAAGTGGAAGCTCGGCTGGATCGACAACGCGCAGATCAGCTGCGCGTCCGCGCCCGGCGAGAGCGAGCACGACCTGACTCCACTGGCCACCGGGGGCGGTCGCAAACTGGCGTTCGTGCCGGTCTCCGAGGAGTCCGGCTTCGCCGTCGAGGTCCGCACCCGCGCGGGCAACGACGAGGCCGTCTGCAAGCCCGGCGTGCTGATCTACCGGGTCGAGGCCGATGTCGACACCGGGCGCGGTCCGGTGACCGTCGCCGACAGCGAGGAGCGCAGCGGCGGCTGTACGCGGCGGCCCAACGTGCACGCGGAGCTGTCCGACGCGCCGTACGGGCCCGGGGAGACGTTCCGGGACCGGGACAGCGGCGTCGGCATCGAGGTGCTCGGCACGGACGGCGACGGCGGCTACCGCGTCCGGATCACCCGCTCCTGA
- a CDS encoding MFS transporter: protein MSKTAETRLPDPWVPDSVPDPNRWKALVFIALAQLMVVLDATIVNIALPSAQQDLGISDGNRQWVITAYALAFGGLLLFGGRIADLWGRKRTFTVGLLGFAAASAIGGAATSEAMLLGSRALQGAFGALLAPAALSLLAVTFGDPKERAKAFGIFGAIAGGGGAVGLILGGFLTEYLDWRWTFFVNIPFALVAAAGAYFVIREPAGGRNRNPLDIPGVVLSTLGLVALVYGFTRAESEGWSDPTTIGMFVASAVLLAAFVAVEARVKSPLLPPRVLMERNRGGVYLSLGLAIIGMFGLFLFLTYYLQVVKGYSPVQTGFAFLPMIVGMITGSTQIGARLMTRVPPRLLMGPGFLVGATGMLLLTRLSLDTSYPGLILPALLLLGLGMGTAFMPAMSLATHGIEPRDAGVASAMVNTSQQVGGAIGTALLNTVAASATTAYVAANASGANNPKFLELQAMVHGYASAIWWAVGILVIAAGIAFTFINTGRPGSTRVAEGEGADASAEDVQIPVAMH, encoded by the coding sequence ATGTCAAAAACAGCCGAGACCCGGCTCCCGGACCCATGGGTCCCCGATTCGGTCCCTGATCCCAATCGCTGGAAAGCCCTGGTGTTCATCGCCCTGGCCCAGCTGATGGTCGTGCTCGACGCGACCATCGTGAACATCGCGCTGCCCTCCGCCCAGCAGGATCTGGGGATATCGGACGGCAACCGCCAGTGGGTCATCACCGCGTACGCGCTCGCCTTCGGCGGTCTGCTGCTCTTCGGCGGACGCATCGCCGACCTGTGGGGACGCAAGCGCACCTTCACCGTCGGCCTGCTCGGCTTCGCCGCCGCGTCCGCCATCGGCGGCGCCGCCACCAGCGAGGCCATGCTGCTCGGCTCGCGCGCCCTCCAGGGCGCGTTCGGCGCGCTGCTCGCACCGGCCGCCCTCTCGCTGCTCGCCGTGACGTTCGGCGATCCCAAGGAGCGCGCCAAGGCGTTCGGCATCTTCGGTGCGATCGCCGGTGGCGGTGGCGCCGTCGGTCTGATCCTCGGCGGATTCCTCACCGAGTACCTGGACTGGCGCTGGACCTTCTTCGTCAACATCCCGTTCGCGCTCGTGGCCGCCGCGGGCGCCTACTTCGTGATCCGGGAGCCCGCGGGCGGCCGTAACCGCAACCCGCTCGACATCCCCGGCGTCGTCCTGTCCACGCTGGGCCTGGTGGCGCTGGTGTACGGCTTCACGCGCGCCGAGTCCGAGGGCTGGTCCGACCCGACCACCATCGGGATGTTCGTCGCGTCGGCCGTCCTGCTGGCCGCGTTCGTCGCGGTGGAGGCGCGGGTGAAGTCCCCGCTGCTGCCCCCGCGCGTCCTGATGGAGCGCAACCGCGGCGGTGTCTACCTCTCGCTGGGTCTGGCCATCATCGGCATGTTCGGTCTGTTCCTCTTCCTGACCTACTACCTCCAGGTCGTGAAGGGCTACTCGCCGGTCCAGACCGGCTTCGCGTTCCTGCCGATGATCGTCGGCATGATCACGGGCTCCACCCAGATCGGCGCCCGGCTGATGACCCGGGTGCCGCCGAGGCTGCTGATGGGCCCCGGCTTCCTGGTCGGCGCGACCGGCATGCTGCTGCTGACGCGGCTGTCGCTCGACACCTCGTACCCCGGTCTGATCCTGCCGGCGCTGCTGCTGCTCGGTCTCGGTATGGGTACGGCGTTCATGCCGGCCATGTCCCTCGCGACGCACGGCATCGAGCCGCGTGACGCGGGCGTCGCCTCGGCGATGGTCAACACCTCGCAGCAGGTCGGCGGCGCGATCGGTACGGCGCTGCTGAACACCGTGGCCGCATCCGCCACGACCGCGTACGTCGCGGCCAACGCGTCGGGTGCGAACAACCCGAAGTTCCTGGAGCTCCAGGCCATGGTGCACGGATACGCGAGCGCCATCTGGTGGGCGGTCGGCATCCTGGTGATCGCCGCCGGTATCGCTTTCACCTTCATCAACACCGGCCGTCCGGGGAGCACCCGGGTGGCCGAGGGCGAGGGCGCCGACGCCTCGGCCGAGGACGTCCAGATCCCGGTGGCCATGCACTGA
- a CDS encoding glycoside hydrolase family 3 N-terminal domain-containing protein, which translates to MSPGDSRDGELRLVNSVLLPGFHGTEPPPWLLGAVDDGLAGVVYFAHNVPDPATAAALSAALHTRRADLIVASDEEGGDVTRLEAATGSSYPGNGALGEVDDTDVTERIARAIGHDLRAAGIDLNLAPDVDVNANPDNPVIGIRSFGADAAHVARHSAAYVTGLQSAGVAACAKHFPGHGDTAVDSHLRVPQLDADLDLLRQRDLLPFAAAIEAGSRCLMTGHITARPFGDAPASLNAEAARLAREELGFTGAIVTDALDMGAVLADPGFGPACVQAVLGGADLLCLGNPDSAEAAESAYTTARDALLDAVATGELPTRRLAEAGRRARELAEWIGSARATPPPPKEDELPFAVARAALRVRGNVALGPAPYVIDLRQRVNHASGSRAPHLNRLLAEAMPGLIITGVPAEGPTAVRADTALQGAGERPVVVLAREPHRDAEETALLREIVARRPDAVVVLTGWPHAVDALAANTVVTYGSARVNARAAVERLLGGTPHGG; encoded by the coding sequence ATGAGCCCCGGGGACTCCCGGGACGGAGAGCTGCGCCTGGTCAACTCCGTCCTGCTGCCCGGTTTCCACGGCACCGAGCCGCCCCCGTGGCTGCTCGGCGCCGTGGACGACGGACTCGCGGGCGTCGTGTACTTCGCGCACAACGTGCCCGACCCCGCGACCGCAGCCGCGCTCTCGGCCGCCCTGCACACCCGTCGCGCCGACCTGATCGTCGCGAGCGACGAGGAGGGCGGCGACGTCACCCGCCTGGAGGCGGCGACCGGCTCCTCGTACCCCGGCAACGGGGCGCTCGGCGAGGTCGACGACACCGACGTCACCGAACGGATCGCCCGCGCCATCGGCCACGACCTGCGCGCGGCGGGCATCGACCTGAACCTCGCACCGGACGTCGACGTCAACGCGAACCCGGACAACCCGGTGATCGGCATCCGGTCCTTCGGCGCCGACGCCGCCCACGTGGCCAGGCACTCCGCCGCGTACGTCACCGGCCTCCAGTCCGCCGGTGTCGCGGCCTGCGCCAAGCACTTCCCCGGCCACGGCGACACGGCCGTCGACTCGCACCTGCGGGTGCCGCAGCTGGACGCCGACCTCGACCTGCTCCGACAGCGCGACCTGCTGCCGTTCGCCGCCGCGATCGAGGCGGGCAGCCGCTGTCTGATGACCGGGCACATCACGGCCCGCCCGTTCGGCGACGCCCCGGCCTCACTGAACGCCGAGGCCGCCCGGCTGGCCCGAGAGGAGCTGGGCTTCACCGGCGCCATCGTCACGGACGCGCTCGACATGGGCGCCGTCCTGGCCGACCCGGGCTTCGGCCCCGCCTGCGTCCAGGCGGTCCTCGGCGGCGCCGACCTGCTCTGCCTGGGCAACCCGGACAGCGCGGAGGCCGCCGAGAGCGCCTATACGACGGCGCGCGACGCGCTCCTCGACGCCGTGGCCACCGGCGAACTGCCCACGCGGCGGCTCGCGGAGGCCGGACGGCGGGCCCGGGAGCTGGCGGAGTGGATCGGCAGCGCCCGCGCCACACCCCCGCCTCCCAAAGAGGACGAGCTGCCGTTCGCGGTGGCCCGCGCCGCTCTGCGGGTACGCGGCAACGTGGCGCTCGGACCGGCACCTTACGTGATCGACCTGCGACAGCGCGTCAACCACGCCTCCGGCAGCCGCGCACCGCATCTGAACCGGCTGCTCGCCGAGGCCATGCCGGGCCTCATCATCACCGGCGTACCCGCCGAAGGCCCGACCGCGGTCCGCGCGGACACCGCACTCCAGGGTGCGGGCGAGCGCCCCGTGGTCGTCCTCGCGCGGGAGCCGCACCGGGACGCGGAGGAGACCGCGCTGCTGCGCGAGATCGTCGCCCGCCGCCCGGACGCCGTCGTCGTCCTCACGGGCTGGCCGCACGCCGTGGACGCGCTGGCGGCCAACACGGTGGTGACGTACGGCTCGGCCCGCGTCAACGC
- a CDS encoding TetR/AcrR family transcriptional regulator gives MTTAAESETRRVPRPRADALRNRERIVAAAREILVESGPDVPLDEIARRAGVGNATLYRHFPDRSALILDVVHSVMARTADQAERMAAEESDPFVALSRFVHAAADERIGALCPLLSGSFNGDLPHLHAERERLEAAVEDLMEKARAAGRLRTDVAVGDLMVALSQLTRPLPGTGCLNIDRFTHRHLQLFLDGLEAPARSELPGAAATLEDLRHGR, from the coding sequence GTGACCACCGCTGCCGAATCCGAAACGCGCCGCGTCCCGCGTCCGCGAGCGGACGCTCTGCGCAACAGGGAGCGCATCGTGGCGGCGGCCCGTGAAATCCTCGTGGAGTCGGGTCCCGACGTGCCGCTCGACGAGATCGCGCGGCGTGCCGGCGTCGGCAACGCGACCCTCTACCGCCACTTCCCCGACCGTTCCGCGCTCATCCTGGACGTGGTGCACTCCGTCATGGCGCGCACCGCGGACCAGGCCGAGCGGATGGCGGCCGAGGAGAGCGACCCGTTCGTGGCGCTCAGCCGCTTCGTCCACGCGGCGGCCGACGAGCGGATCGGCGCCCTGTGCCCGCTCCTCTCCGGCAGCTTCAACGGAGACCTTCCTCATCTGCACGCGGAACGCGAACGCCTCGAAGCGGCTGTGGAAGACCTCATGGAGAAGGCACGCGCGGCGGGCAGGCTGCGCACCGACGTCGCGGTCGGTGACCTGATGGTCGCGCTCTCCCAGCTCACCCGTCCGCTGCCCGGTACCGGTTGCCTGAACATCGACCGCTTCACCCACCGGCATCTACAGCTGTTCCTCGACGGCCTGGAGGCGCCCGCGCGCTCCGAGCTGCCGGGTGCGGCGGCGACTCTGGAGGATCTGCGCCACGGTCGATGA
- a CDS encoding sugar ABC transporter substrate-binding protein encodes MRKHVIGAFVVTMALGLSACGSGDSGGDGGETSGKGKTLTVWIMEGTNPDPKPFFNEVAAAFKKKTGATVKVEYQQWATAQKKFTTAIEGGPSQVPDVAEVGTTWIPQFAETGGLVDVTDKVKDSGLGDDLVEGLADAGTLDGKQYGMPWYAGVRGLLYRKDVFEKHNLKAPTTWKELRDTALVLKEKEPGMISFPVAGGAEMFATPFVWGAGGELAVDEGGKWKSGINSPESVKGITYYTDLAKKDKLSPAKVTTWTEKEVATDFQKGKIAMSLSGNWTPKAFVQAAPDLEGKLAAAPIPGETGGMSKSFLGGSYLSTFKGENQDLAWEYVKLVTTGEFATKWAEQTNYFPGQNSLLKEVQAKNDPLVAPFAKQMTEAGATVPKTPAYGQIQATQVVTKMIQSILTDKQTVQEAADQAAEEMDKIFAS; translated from the coding sequence ATGCGGAAACATGTCATCGGGGCCTTTGTCGTCACCATGGCGCTCGGACTCTCTGCCTGCGGCAGTGGGGACTCGGGCGGCGACGGCGGCGAAACGTCGGGCAAGGGCAAGACCCTGACCGTATGGATCATGGAGGGGACCAACCCGGACCCCAAGCCCTTCTTCAACGAGGTCGCCGCGGCCTTCAAGAAGAAGACGGGCGCCACGGTCAAGGTCGAGTACCAGCAGTGGGCCACCGCGCAGAAGAAGTTCACCACCGCGATCGAGGGCGGACCGAGCCAGGTCCCCGACGTCGCCGAGGTCGGCACCACCTGGATCCCGCAGTTCGCCGAGACCGGCGGACTCGTTGACGTGACCGACAAGGTGAAGGACTCCGGGCTGGGCGACGACCTCGTCGAGGGCCTGGCCGACGCGGGCACGCTGGACGGCAAGCAGTACGGCATGCCCTGGTACGCCGGCGTCCGCGGTCTCCTCTACCGCAAGGACGTCTTCGAGAAGCACAACCTCAAGGCCCCGACCACCTGGAAGGAACTGCGCGACACCGCGCTGGTCCTGAAGGAGAAGGAGCCGGGCATGATCTCCTTCCCGGTCGCGGGCGGCGCGGAGATGTTCGCGACCCCGTTCGTCTGGGGCGCCGGCGGCGAACTGGCCGTCGACGAGGGCGGCAAGTGGAAGTCCGGCATCAACTCCCCGGAGTCGGTCAAGGGCATCACGTACTACACCGACCTCGCGAAGAAGGACAAGCTGTCCCCGGCGAAGGTCACCACCTGGACCGAGAAGGAGGTGGCGACCGACTTCCAGAAGGGGAAGATCGCGATGTCCCTCTCCGGCAACTGGACGCCCAAGGCGTTCGTCCAGGCCGCCCCCGACCTCGAGGGCAAGCTCGCCGCGGCGCCCATCCCGGGTGAGACCGGCGGGATGAGCAAGTCCTTCTTGGGAGGCTCCTACCTCTCCACCTTCAAGGGCGAGAACCAGGACCTGGCCTGGGAGTACGTCAAGCTGGTCACCACCGGTGAGTTCGCCACCAAGTGGGCCGAGCAGACGAACTACTTCCCCGGACAGAACTCCCTCCTCAAGGAGGTCCAGGCGAAGAACGACCCGCTCGTCGCGCCGTTCGCCAAGCAGATGACCGAGGCCGGCGCCACCGTGCCCAAGACGCCCGCGTACGGCCAGATCCAGGCCACCCAGGTCGTCACGAAGATGATCCAGTCGATCCTGACGGACAAGCAGACCGTGCAGGAGGCCGCGGACCAGGCCGCCGAGGAGATGGACAAGATCTTTGCCTCCTGA
- a CDS encoding MarR family transcriptional regulator — MGSEDRPRWLSAEEQGVWQAYLQATTLLEDHLDRQLQRDAGMPHIYYALLVHLARAPHHRLRMTRLAQNAKITRSRLSHAIARLERHGWVRREDCPSDKRGQNAILTAEGEEVLRRSAPGHVAAVRQAIFDRLGPEQVTQLGEIMRVLAEGLQPDGSDADLPWRR, encoded by the coding sequence ATGGGCAGTGAAGACCGGCCACGCTGGCTCAGCGCCGAGGAGCAGGGCGTCTGGCAGGCGTATCTCCAGGCCACCACGCTGCTGGAGGACCATCTCGACCGCCAGTTGCAGCGCGACGCGGGGATGCCGCACATCTACTACGCCCTGCTCGTGCACCTTGCCCGCGCCCCGCACCACCGGCTGCGGATGACCCGGCTCGCCCAGAACGCCAAGATCACCCGGTCCCGGCTCTCGCACGCGATAGCGCGGCTGGAGCGACACGGCTGGGTACGCCGCGAGGACTGTCCCTCCGACAAGCGCGGGCAGAACGCGATTCTCACGGCCGAGGGCGAAGAGGTGCTGCGGCGGTCGGCGCCCGGCCATGTCGCCGCCGTACGGCAGGCGATCTTCGACCGGCTCGGCCCCGAGCAGGTGACCCAGCTCGGGGAGATCATGCGGGTGCTGGCGGAGGGGCTCCAGCCGGACGGTTCGGACGCGGATCTGCCCTGGCGCCGCTGA
- a CDS encoding class I adenylate-forming enzyme family protein, whose translation MDSTRGYEESETYVPHTAALTAPGAPFEVVRAENGSLMYADGPRTLREFVETTWAYGERPFLVGGDGAVLCTYGDFFAAATALANLFADTYGLRPGDRAAVLMGDRPDWQTAFWATQLAGLVAVPLDASWSGEETARALDHCAPRVLLVDDERLPAVAGRAGERVVVFGSGGSGSAGAPAGPAERYEDLPAPDPYAAPPDIEIRAEDDATIVYASPADPLRGAVATQLAQAGAAMDARFRAAADALGRGELPGLGRAPVTRLTSPFSGPAALFDVYGAMAAGGSLVLDAAVRPERSRLWPADTAAGTPAVESRVSEETGELWLRGQSLPYAYWRDEAATAEAFTPDGWFRSG comes from the coding sequence ATGGACTCGACTCGAGGGTACGAAGAAAGCGAGACGTACGTGCCGCACACCGCCGCCCTGACCGCCCCGGGTGCGCCTTTCGAGGTCGTACGCGCCGAGAACGGCTCGCTCATGTACGCGGACGGGCCGCGCACCCTGCGGGAGTTCGTGGAGACGACGTGGGCGTACGGGGAGCGGCCCTTCCTCGTCGGCGGCGACGGGGCCGTCCTTTGTACGTACGGCGACTTCTTCGCCGCCGCGACCGCGCTGGCCAACCTCTTCGCGGACACCTACGGCCTGCGGCCGGGCGACCGCGCGGCCGTCCTGATGGGCGACCGCCCGGACTGGCAGACCGCCTTCTGGGCCACGCAGCTCGCCGGGCTGGTCGCCGTACCGCTCGACGCCTCGTGGAGCGGGGAGGAGACGGCCCGCGCACTGGACCACTGCGCGCCCCGCGTGCTGCTCGTCGACGACGAGCGGCTGCCTGCGGTCGCGGGCCGGGCGGGGGAGCGGGTGGTCGTCTTCGGCTCCGGGGGATCGGGGTCGGCGGGGGCTCCGGCCGGGCCCGCCGAGCGGTACGAGGACCTGCCGGCCCCCGATCCGTACGCGGCGCCGCCGGACATCGAGATCCGTGCCGAGGACGACGCCACGATCGTCTACGCGTCACCGGCCGATCCCCTCCGGGGGGCCGTCGCCACTCAGCTCGCGCAGGCGGGGGCCGCGATGGACGCCCGTTTCCGCGCGGCGGCGGACGCGCTGGGACGCGGCGAGCTGCCGGGTCTCGGACGGGCCCCCGTCACCCGGCTGACGAGCCCCTTCTCCGGCCCCGCCGCGCTCTTCGACGTGTACGGCGCCATGGCGGCGGGCGGCTCGCTCGTCCTGGACGCGGCGGTGCGGCCGGAGCGGTCCCGGCTTTGGCCTGCGGACACGGCAGCCGGGACGCCCGCCGTCGAGTCGCGCGTGTCGGAGGAGACCGGCGAGCTGTGGCTGCGGGGCCAGTCGCTCCCGTACGCCTACTGGCGTGACGAGGCGGCCACGGCCGAGGCGTTCACGCCCGACGGCTGGTTCAGGAGCGGGTGA